One segment of Thermococcus sp. DNA contains the following:
- a CDS encoding RNA polymerase Rpb4 family protein — protein sequence MISRKKLEERYLTIAEAKELLEKRKAEGVEENPEEPMFYEARISLEHAERFVKLRPEQAVKLKEKLIGLFEWLDERLAAKLVDLMPEDYFDIRIIFSKEDYMPTPEEAEEIIRLLGDYRE from the coding sequence ATGATAAGCAGGAAGAAGCTCGAGGAGAGGTATCTCACCATAGCCGAGGCAAAGGAACTCCTCGAGAAGCGCAAGGCCGAGGGTGTTGAAGAAAACCCCGAGGAGCCGATGTTCTATGAAGCCAGGATTAGTCTTGAGCATGCGGAGCGCTTTGTGAAGCTCCGGCCGGAACAGGCAGTGAAGCTCAAGGAAAAACTCATCGGTCTCTTTGAGTGGCTTGATGAGCGCCTTGCCGCGAAACTCGTTGACTTGATGCCGGAGGATTACTTCGACATCCGCATCATCTTCTCCAAGGAGGACTACATGCCTACTCCTGAGGAGGCCGAGGAGATTATAAGGCTCCTCGGTGATTACAGGGAGTGA
- the rsmA gene encoding 16S rRNA (adenine(1518)-N(6)/adenine(1519)-N(6))-dimethyltransferase RsmA: protein MRERLFSLISKYGLKTSHELGQNFLVVPDVVERNVERAELSERDVVLEVGPGLGVLTDALSRVAGKVYAVEKDPRLVRILRGEYGWPNVEIIEGDALKVEFPGFNKVVSNLPYQISSPITFRFLKHGFERAVLMYQLEFAERIVAKPGDKNYSRLSLMVQAKATAEIVERIGRGAFWPRPKVDSAVVLMEPKNRADTVELNEDLVRALFQHRRSTVLAALKKSYHMLGMKREEFRRIRPALATLPHAKKRVFHLSPEEVLEIEDALRDMGVIKSPQGSP, encoded by the coding sequence ATGAGGGAACGCCTCTTCTCACTTATTTCCAAGTACGGTCTCAAGACCAGCCACGAACTGGGGCAGAACTTCTTAGTAGTGCCCGATGTGGTGGAAAGGAATGTGGAGCGAGCAGAACTCTCGGAGAGGGATGTGGTCCTTGAGGTTGGCCCCGGTCTGGGCGTTCTGACTGACGCGCTCAGCAGGGTTGCCGGCAAGGTCTACGCAGTTGAGAAAGACCCGCGGCTGGTTCGTATCCTGAGGGGGGAATATGGTTGGCCCAACGTGGAGATTATTGAGGGGGATGCGCTGAAGGTTGAGTTCCCCGGATTCAATAAGGTGGTTTCCAATCTCCCATATCAAATCTCCTCTCCAATAACCTTCCGTTTTTTGAAGCATGGATTTGAGAGAGCGGTTTTGATGTATCAGCTTGAATTCGCGGAGAGAATCGTGGCGAAACCGGGCGACAAAAACTACTCACGCCTGTCGTTGATGGTTCAGGCAAAGGCCACTGCGGAGATCGTTGAACGTATCGGCCGTGGTGCATTTTGGCCGCGACCGAAGGTGGATTCGGCCGTGGTGCTGATGGAGCCAAAGAACCGGGCAGATACAGTGGAGCTTAATGAGGATCTTGTAAGGGCATTGTTTCAGCACAGGAGGAGCACCGTTTTAGCTGCGCTGAAAAAGTCCTACCATATGCTTGGCATGAAAAGGGAGGAGTTCAGGAGAATCAGACCTGCACTCGCAACCTTACCCCACGCGAAGAAGAGGGTGTTCCACCTCTCCCCTGAGGAGGTGTTGGAGATTGAGGATGCACTCAGGGACATGGGGGTTATTAAGTCCCCTCAAGGGAGTCCCTGA
- the gatD gene encoding Glu-tRNA(Gln) amidotransferase subunit GatD, giving the protein MRKVERFMDENNIRVGDYIRIVKVYKGEETVYEGRVMSPYELSEGETLTIKLDNGYNVGILIDGIKRVELIERPGIPETISFQEVFPKKQGLPNVTILGTGGTIASRIDYKTGAVHPAFTAEELAKAVPEIFEIANITPKLLMNILSEDMKPEYWARVAREVADALNSGEDGVVIAHGTDTLAYTAAALSFMLRNLSKPVVLVGAQRSSDRPSSDAAMNLTCSVRMATADFGGVTVVMHGETGDTYCLAHRGTKVRKMHTSRRDAFRSINDVPIAKVWPEGKVEFLGEDHKKRGKSEVVVDDRMETKVALVKAFPGMSPGIIDFLVDEGYKGLVIEGTGLGHVPTYVIDTLKRATEEGVTVCMTSQCIYGRVNLNVYSTGRRLLKAGVVPCEDMLPETAYVKLMWVLGHTNDPGEAREMMLTNYAGEITPYTRFDTFLR; this is encoded by the coding sequence ATGAGAAAGGTCGAGCGGTTTATGGACGAGAACAACATTCGGGTTGGGGACTACATTAGAATCGTCAAGGTCTATAAAGGGGAAGAAACGGTGTACGAGGGCAGGGTGATGAGCCCGTATGAACTATCGGAGGGCGAGACACTGACCATCAAACTGGACAACGGATACAACGTGGGAATATTGATAGATGGTATAAAGCGTGTCGAACTAATTGAGAGGCCTGGAATTCCCGAAACCATTTCGTTCCAGGAGGTTTTCCCCAAGAAGCAGGGACTTCCAAACGTTACGATTCTTGGAACCGGGGGAACGATAGCCAGCAGGATAGATTATAAAACAGGTGCAGTTCACCCGGCGTTCACAGCGGAAGAGCTCGCCAAGGCTGTTCCTGAGATTTTTGAAATAGCCAACATCACCCCAAAGCTCCTGATGAACATCCTGAGTGAAGATATGAAACCTGAATACTGGGCAAGAGTAGCCCGTGAGGTAGCAGACGCCCTCAATTCCGGAGAAGACGGAGTCGTTATTGCCCACGGTACCGACACGCTTGCCTACACCGCCGCGGCACTCAGCTTCATGTTGAGGAACCTTTCAAAGCCGGTGGTCCTCGTGGGGGCACAAAGAAGCTCCGACAGGCCGAGCAGTGATGCCGCGATGAACCTGACCTGTTCAGTAAGGATGGCAACAGCGGACTTTGGAGGGGTCACCGTCGTCATGCACGGCGAGACGGGTGATACGTACTGCTTGGCCCACCGCGGCACCAAAGTCCGGAAGATGCACACCAGCAGGAGAGACGCCTTCAGGAGCATAAACGACGTTCCCATAGCCAAAGTGTGGCCGGAGGGTAAGGTTGAATTCCTCGGGGAAGACCACAAAAAGAGGGGGAAATCCGAGGTCGTTGTTGATGACAGGATGGAGACGAAGGTCGCCCTGGTCAAGGCGTTTCCGGGAATGAGCCCGGGGATAATAGATTTCCTGGTTGACGAGGGGTATAAAGGACTGGTCATTGAGGGAACGGGACTCGGTCACGTACCCACCTACGTTATAGACACCCTAAAACGCGCCACGGAGGAGGGGGTCACGGTCTGTATGACGAGCCAGTGCATCTACGGTCGCGTTAACCTGAATGTCTACTCCACCGGCAGACGGCTGCTTAAAGCCGGCGTTGTTCCGTGTGAGGACATGCTTCCAGAGACCGCGTACGTCAAACTCATGTGGGTTCTCGGCCATACTAACGACCCGGGCGAGGCAAGGGAGATGATGCTCACCAACTACGCCGGGGAGATAACACCTTACACGAGGTTTGACACGTTCCTGAGGTGA
- a CDS encoding 50S ribosomal protein L21e, with the protein MVKKAHSFRKKTRGKLGKSPRRRGIPPLTRFLQDFEVGQRVHIVIEPSYHRGMPDPRFHGRTGTVVGKRGDAYVIQIRDGGKTKTFFVHPVHLRLQKG; encoded by the coding sequence ATGGTCAAAAAGGCGCACAGCTTTAGGAAGAAGACGAGAGGCAAACTCGGCAAGAGCCCGAGGAGGAGAGGTATCCCCCCACTTACTAGGTTCCTTCAGGACTTTGAGGTTGGCCAGAGGGTTCACATAGTTATCGAACCCAGCTACCACAGGGGGATGCCGGACCCGAGGTTCCACGGAAGGACTGGAACGGTTGTTGGCAAACGTGGGGACGCCTACGTGATCCAGATAAGGGACGGCGGCAAGACTAAGACGTTCTTTGTTCACCCCGTTCACCTCAGGCTTCAGAAGGGATGA
- a CDS encoding tRNA pseudouridine(54/55) synthase Pus10 has product MILETAGRVLDEHQLCDRCLGRLFARLGRGTNEERGRAIRLVLRMERQAQGDFPVLGGEKCEVCGGIFDELPNMAGICLEKAREIEFSTFWVGSRFPAEVLERERALWEKYGIGTAESIKTEFNRELGKLLSEKLGKEPSSVGDLTFIVNPFGKTVELQIKPVYIYGRYRKLVRGISQTPLKGYRDSVSSIICRPVSREAGGKCVFKGAGREDSDVRMLGNGRPFILEIKNPRRRSLNLKSLVVEINSGGKVEVLDVRFTSGDEARRVLTSSHRKEYLATVFVEEGVSPKEAAIVARMLKGAEIRQRTPRRVKRSRTDKTRIKKVYHAEVRWMDEQRFELRLVTDGGLYIKELISGDEGRTNPSVSGILDKPALCESLDVINILDD; this is encoded by the coding sequence ATGATCCTGGAAACTGCTGGGAGAGTTCTCGATGAGCATCAACTGTGCGATCGCTGCCTTGGAAGGCTTTTCGCCAGACTCGGCAGGGGTACCAATGAGGAGAGGGGCAGGGCAATCCGGCTGGTGCTGAGGATGGAGCGGCAGGCTCAGGGGGACTTCCCGGTACTGGGTGGAGAAAAGTGTGAGGTTTGCGGCGGGATATTTGATGAACTTCCCAATATGGCCGGCATCTGCCTGGAAAAAGCCCGGGAGATTGAGTTCTCAACGTTTTGGGTGGGTTCCAGATTTCCCGCTGAAGTTCTTGAGCGGGAGCGTGCCCTATGGGAAAAATACGGAATAGGTACCGCCGAGAGTATAAAGACCGAGTTCAACAGAGAACTCGGAAAGCTCCTGAGCGAGAAGCTTGGAAAGGAACCTTCGAGTGTGGGAGATCTGACCTTTATAGTCAACCCGTTTGGGAAAACCGTGGAGCTCCAGATAAAGCCGGTGTACATCTACGGTCGTTACAGAAAGCTCGTGAGGGGGATCTCACAGACGCCGTTGAAGGGGTACAGAGATAGCGTCTCCTCAATAATCTGCAGGCCCGTTTCACGTGAGGCCGGGGGAAAATGTGTTTTCAAGGGGGCTGGCAGGGAGGACAGTGATGTTAGGATGCTGGGCAATGGAAGGCCATTCATACTCGAGATAAAGAACCCACGGAGGAGGAGCCTTAACCTCAAGTCTCTGGTAGTTGAGATAAACTCCGGGGGCAAAGTTGAGGTTCTGGACGTACGATTTACATCAGGAGACGAGGCAAGGAGGGTTCTAACGAGCAGTCATCGGAAGGAGTACCTGGCCACGGTTTTCGTTGAGGAGGGGGTAAGTCCCAAGGAGGCCGCGATAGTTGCAAGGATGCTTAAGGGCGCTGAAATCCGGCAGAGAACTCCCCGCCGCGTAAAGCGTTCGAGAACAGATAAAACCCGGATAAAAAAGGTGTACCACGCTGAAGTTAGGTGGATGGATGAGCAACGCTTCGAGCTTAGGCTTGTAACCGATGGAGGCCTTTACATCAAGGAGCTTATTTCGGGAGACGAAGGAAGAACGAACCCCTCCGTTAGCGGTATCTTGGACAAGCCGGCGTTGTGCGAGAGCCTCGATGTTATTAACATCCTCGACGACTGA
- a CDS encoding DUF655 domain-containing protein translates to MDHYRRHSYRESIEKKRRNIEYEEYAYVLDYLPEGFTDLRTGRRTGKPVAQVIGEKAFTLLEVAPKTDLMLYERIFVGKGPRDKVLMINRKISYDELTATAKAELPYVVEEIVKNNEERFVKFFNLAPPVTNRLHSLELLPGIGKKHMWEILEERKKEPFKSFEELKERVKGLPDPSKMISKRVVEEIMGKDRYRLFVGHRRIFNV, encoded by the coding sequence ATGGATCACTACAGAAGGCACTCCTATAGGGAGAGCATCGAGAAGAAGCGGCGGAATATCGAGTATGAGGAGTACGCATACGTGCTGGACTACCTTCCGGAGGGATTTACCGACCTGCGTACCGGAAGAAGGACCGGAAAGCCGGTGGCTCAGGTGATCGGTGAGAAGGCTTTCACGCTCTTGGAGGTGGCACCCAAGACGGATCTAATGCTGTACGAGAGAATATTCGTCGGGAAGGGGCCGCGCGACAAAGTTCTCATGATAAACCGGAAGATCTCCTACGATGAGCTTACCGCGACCGCCAAGGCCGAACTCCCCTACGTCGTTGAGGAAATCGTCAAAAACAATGAGGAGCGCTTTGTCAAGTTCTTCAACCTGGCACCCCCCGTAACCAACAGGTTGCACAGCTTGGAATTGCTTCCCGGTATTGGGAAGAAACACATGTGGGAGATCTTGGAGGAGCGCAAAAAAGAACCATTCAAAAGCTTTGAAGAACTGAAGGAGCGGGTGAAGGGGCTGCCTGACCCCTCTAAAATGATATCCAAACGTGTTGTTGAGGAGATAATGGGCAAGGACCGATACAGGCTATTCGTGGGTCACAGGAGGATATTCAACGTATGA
- a CDS encoding transcriptional regulator, whose translation MMTRRARIIKLLEERDYAPSELTLALGLRGRGAKKTVLEDLHTIQRTLKREGKVLLVKPAECRKCGFVFKPEIKVPSRCPRCRSEWIDEPRFRIKPKL comes from the coding sequence ATGATGACTCGCAGGGCACGCATAATAAAGCTTTTGGAGGAGAGAGACTACGCGCCAAGCGAGCTGACCCTGGCACTGGGGCTCAGGGGAAGGGGAGCAAAGAAAACAGTACTGGAAGACCTCCACACAATTCAAAGGACACTGAAACGGGAGGGCAAAGTCCTCCTGGTAAAGCCCGCGGAATGTAGAAAGTGCGGGTTCGTTTTTAAACCTGAGATAAAGGTTCCCAGCAGATGTCCCCGGTGCAGATCAGAGTGGATTGATGAGCCCAGGTTCAGGATAAAGCCCAAGTTATGA